From a region of the Primulina eburnea isolate SZY01 chromosome 7, ASM2296580v1, whole genome shotgun sequence genome:
- the LOC140837247 gene encoding auxin efflux carrier component 7-like has translation MISWHDLYVVLTAMVPLYVAMILAYGSVRWWKIFTPDQCSGINRFVAIFAVPLLSFHFISSNNIYTMNFKFIAADSLQKVIMLVVLCLWANFTKNGSLEWSITIFSLSTLPNTLVMGIPLLISMYGEYSGGLMVQVVVLQCIIWYTLLLFLFEYRGAKMLIMEQFPETAASIVSFKVESDVVSLDGQDFLETDAEIGNDGKLHVTVRKSNASRRSLGHGSFTGVTPRPSNLTGAEIYSLSSSRNPTPRASNFNHSDFYSMMGFGGRLSNFGNSDTGRLSNYNMGDMYSVQSSRGPTPRPSNFEENCAPGGLVSSPRFGHYGGKSVPSSYPAPNPEISSTVPKTGKTHQSQLPQQGNKPGHDAKELHMFVWSSSASPVSEGRGGGGLHVFGGHDFGASEQSGRSEHGAKEIKLLVSDNPQNGEAKGVSQTGHFGGEDFSFNGGGRDHGIDDRDKDGPPGLSKLGASSTTELDPRTAGGVKSLPPASVMTRLILIMVWRKLIRNPNTYSSLIGLIWSLVSFRWGVEMPKIVAQSISILSDAGLGMAMFSLGLFMALQPKLIACGNTVASFAMAVRFLTGPAVMAVASIVVGLRGTLLHVAIVQAALPQGIVPFVFAKEYNVHPAILSTMVIFGMLIALPITLVYYILLGL, from the exons ATGATCAGCTGGCACGATCTTTACGTTGTTCTGACCGCCATGGTCCCTCTCTACGTGGCCATGATCCTGGCCTACGGCTCCGTCCGGTGGTGGAAGATCTTCACGCCGGATCAGTGCTCCGGCATCAACCGATTCGTCGCCATTTTCGCCGTCCCGCTTCTCTCTTTCCACTTCATTTCCTCCAACAACATTTACACTATGAACTTCAAATTTATCGCTGCTGACTCTCTGCAGAAAGTCATTATGCTGGTGGTTCTTTGTTTGTGGGCGAATTTCACTAAAAATGGAAGCTTGGAGTGGTCTATCACCATCTTCTCTCTCTCCACTCTCCCTAACACGCTCGTGATGGGGATCCCGTTGCTGATTTCCATGTACGGGGAGTACTCCGGCGGCCTCATGGTGCAGGTTGTGGTGCTACAATGCATAATCTGGTACACTCTGCTGCTGTTTCTGTTCGAGTACCGCGGCGCGAAGATGCTGATAATGGAGCAGTTTCCAGAGACCGCAGCTTCCATTGTTTCCTTCAAGGTGGAATCCGATGTTGTCTCTTTGGATGGACAAGATTTTCTTGAAACGGATGCTGAAATCGGGAACGATGGGAAATTACATGTCACTGTGAGGAAATCGAATGCGTCGCGGCGTTCGCTCGGGCATGGTTCGTTCACGGGAGTGACCCCAAGGCCTTCGAATTTGACTGGAGCTGAGATTTATAGTCTTAGTTCTTCGAGAAATCCGACTCCGCGGGCTTCTAATTTTAACCACTCTGATTTTTACTCGATGATGGGATTTGGGGGGCGGCTGTCGAATTTCGGGAACTCTGATACGGGGAGATTGTCTAACTACAACATGGGTGATATGTACTCTGTTCAATCCTCCAGGGGCCCGACTCCGCGGCCGTCGAATTTCGAAGAAAACTGTGCTCCGGGGGGTTTAGTTAGTTCCCCCAGATTCGGGCACTATGGGGGGAAGAGTGTTCCGAGTTCTTATCCTGCTCCGAATCCGGAGATTTCCTCCACCGTGCCGAAAACCGGGAAAACCCATCAGTCCCAGCTCCCGCAACAGGGGAATAAACCCGGCCACGACGCGAAAGAGCTTCACATGTTTGTGTGGAGCTCAAGCGCTTCCCCGGTGTCGGAAGGCCGTGGAGGAGGTGGCTTGCACGTCTTCGGAGGGCATGATTTTGGCGCTTCCGAGCAGTCCGGGAGATCCGAACATGGTGCCAAggaaatcaagttgttggtctcCGATAACCCTCAGAATGGGGAGGCTAAAG GTGTTTCTCAAACCGGCCACTTTGGCGGGGAAGACTTCAGCTTCAACGGCGGAGGCAGAGACCACGGCATTGACGACAGAGATAAAGACGGTCCCCCAGGGCTTTCAAAACTCGGGGCTAGCTCCACCACCGAGCTCGACCCGAGAACCGCAGGAGGCGTGAAATCCCTTCCCCCGGCGAGTGTCATGACTCGCCTAATCTTGATCATGGTTTGGCGTAAACTTATCCGCAACCCCAACACTTATTCCAGCCTAATTGGTCTCATCTGGTCTCTAGTCTCGTTCAG GTGGGGTGTGGAAATGCCTAAAATTGTAGCACAGTCTATCTCTATACTCTCTGATGCTGGCCTTGGAATGGCTATGTTTAGCTTAG GTTTGTTTATGGCCCTCCAACCGAAGCTGATCGCATGCGGGAACACGGTGGCGTCCTTCGCCATGGCGGTCAGATTCCTCACCGGCCCGGCAGTAATGGCGGTGGCCTCCATAGTGGTTGGTCTTCGTGGTACCCTCCTTCACGTCGCAATCGTGCAG GCTGCACTCCCACAAGGGATTGTTCCATTTGTGTTTGCCAAAGAATACAATGTCCATCCAGCTATACTTAGCACTAT GGTTATTTTCGGAATGTTGATCGCGTTACCGATCACTTTGGTCTATTACATACTGCTCGGATTGTAA